A single window of Rhodamnia argentea isolate NSW1041297 chromosome 5, ASM2092103v1, whole genome shotgun sequence DNA harbors:
- the LOC115757559 gene encoding START domain-containing protein 10 — protein MPPEMSSSSPCTRSWSISEESLRRYVHFASDSCIQELLSASVGNDGWKAVTVNGDGVEISKRRSGPLHTFRSRWLLKSLSPHQFITVATAIDAAKQWDPDLVEARYIKDVEDDLSIIRLKFGDNSKPLFRNREFIVYERRETMEDGTLVVAVASLPKEIAAGLHPKENNVIRGLLLQSGWVVEKLDDDSCVVTYVIQLDPAGWLPKFFVNRINTKLVMIIENLRKLVTVET, from the exons ATGCCACCAGAAATGAGCAGCTCTTCTCCTTGTACCAGATCCTG GTCCATAAGTGAGGAGTCGCTGAGAAGGTACGTGCACTTTGCGAGCGACAGCTGCATCCAGGAGCTGCTCTCGGCTTCAGTTGGGAATGACGGGTGGAAGGCTGTTACGGTGAATGGTGATGGAGTGGAGATATCGAAACGCAGGAGCGGTCCTCTTCACACCTTCCGCAGCCGCTGGCTCCTCAAGTCCCTCTCACCCCATCAGTTCATCACCGTCGCCACCGCAATCGACGCTGCCAAG CAATGGGACCCTGATTTGGTGGAAGCCCGGTACATAAAAGATGTTGAAGATGACCTTAGCATTATCCGTCTCAAGTTTGGAGATAATTCTAAGCCTCTCTTCAGAAACCGCGAGTTCATTGTCTATGAGCGCCGTGAGACCATGGAAGACGGCACTCTC GTGGTTGCAGTAGCTTCGCTGCCAAAAGAAATAGCAGCTGGGTTGCACCCGAAGGAAAACAATGTGATAAGAGGGCTACTTTTGCAGTCAGGTTGGGTTGTTGAGAAGCTCGACGATGATTCCTGCGTGGTCACTTATGTTATTCAG TTGGATCCTGCAGGATGGTTGCCCAAGTTCTTTGTGAACCGGATCAACACGAAGCTGGTGATGATCATCGAAAACCTTAGGAAACTGGTCACGGTCGAGACCTAA
- the LOC115757554 gene encoding uncharacterized protein LOC115757554 isoform X1 produces the protein MRHHPHLQNPSALIVVKIGGFLSMKAISSSSSSPPSSSSSSSSCHSAGFLHSSCSYSGLSGGHALPACFNRRRIDGDEKCIKFVVVLAKKKKPSSSSSSSSPQASEPTPPRITSNVKENLQFLRLWKDFQKRNSGIPKPATSYRRKKLPKEDLPDDDMERYRDPTLALYHTNQGIENAVPVLLVDGYNVCGYWAKLKKHFVTGRLDIARQKLIDELVSFSMLREVKVVVVFDAMMSGLPTNKESFAGVDIIYSGESCADAWIEKEVVALKEDGCPRVWVVTSDRCQQQAAHGAGAFVWSCKALVSEIKASQKEVERMLQEQRTSSFQGKLLKHNLDSEVVDALKDLRKQLSENELRNI, from the exons ATGCGTCATCATCCTCATCTGCAGAATCCAAGTGCGTTGATTGTCGTGAAGATTGGTGGGTTTTTGTCCATGAAAGcgatttcttcatcttcttcttcaccgccttcatcatcatcatcatcatcatcatgccaTTCTGCTGGGTTTCTTCATTCGTCGTGCTCGTACTCGGGCTTGAGCGGCGGTCATGCCCTTCCTGCGTGCTTCAACCGGAGGAGAATCGACGGGGACGAGAAGTGCATCAAGTTCGTCGTGGTtctggcgaagaagaagaagccctcctcctcctcttcttcttcttctccccag GCTTCTGAACCGACACCTCCGAGAATTACGTCGAATGTCAAGGAGAATTTGCAGTTTCTGAGGCTGTGGAAG GACTTCCAAAAGAGAAACTCTGGCATCCCTAAGCCTGCCACCAGTTACCGCAGGAAGAAGTTGCCAAAGGAAGACCTCCCGGATGATGACATGGAGCGCTACAGGGATCCTACCCTTGCCCTCTACCA TACGAATCAGGGTATAGAAAATGCGGTACCTGTCTTGCTCGTGGATGGTTATAACGTGTGTGGCTATTGGGCAAAGCTGAAGAAACATTTTGTGACTGGAAGGCTAGATATTGCTCGGCAGAAGTTGATTGATGAACTAGTTTCATTTAGCATGCTCCGAG AGGTAAAGGTAGTGGTTGTATTTGATGCCATGATGTCAGGACTTCCAACAAACAAGGAAAGTTTTGCTGG TGTGGATATAATTTACTCAGGTGAATCTTGTGCAGATGCATGGATAGAGAAAGAG GTTGTTGCCTTGAAGGAAGATGGGTGCCCCAGGGTTTGGGTTGTGACTTCGGATCGCTGTCAGCAGCAAGCAGCGCATGGAGCA GGAGCCTTTGTATGGAGTTGTAAAGCATTGGTTTCTGAG ATCAAAGCATCTCAGAAGGAAGTTGAAAGGATGCTTCAGGAACAAAG GACAAGTTCTTTTCAAGGAAAACTGTTGAAGCACAATCTTGATTCGGAAGTGGTAGATGCACTCAAGGATCTGAGGAAACAGCTCTCTGAAAATGAATTAAGGAATATCTGA
- the LOC115757554 gene encoding uncharacterized protein LOC115757554 isoform X3, translated as MRHHPHLQNPSALIVVKIGGFLSMKAISSSSSSPPSSSSSSSSCHSAGFLHSSCSYSGLSGGHALPACFNRRRIDGDEKCIKFVVVLAKKKKPSSSSSSSSPQASEPTPPRITSNVKENLQFLRLWKDFQKRNSGIPKPATSYRRKKLPKEDLPDDDMERYRDPTLALYHTNQGIENAVPVLLVDGYNVCGYWAKLKKHFVTGRLDIARQKLIDELVSFSMLREVKVVVVFDAMMSGLPTNKESFAGVDIIYSGESCADAWIEKEVVALKEDGCPRVWVVTSDRCQQQAAHGAMPILKVQQA; from the exons ATGCGTCATCATCCTCATCTGCAGAATCCAAGTGCGTTGATTGTCGTGAAGATTGGTGGGTTTTTGTCCATGAAAGcgatttcttcatcttcttcttcaccgccttcatcatcatcatcatcatcatcatgccaTTCTGCTGGGTTTCTTCATTCGTCGTGCTCGTACTCGGGCTTGAGCGGCGGTCATGCCCTTCCTGCGTGCTTCAACCGGAGGAGAATCGACGGGGACGAGAAGTGCATCAAGTTCGTCGTGGTtctggcgaagaagaagaagccctcctcctcctcttcttcttcttctccccag GCTTCTGAACCGACACCTCCGAGAATTACGTCGAATGTCAAGGAGAATTTGCAGTTTCTGAGGCTGTGGAAG GACTTCCAAAAGAGAAACTCTGGCATCCCTAAGCCTGCCACCAGTTACCGCAGGAAGAAGTTGCCAAAGGAAGACCTCCCGGATGATGACATGGAGCGCTACAGGGATCCTACCCTTGCCCTCTACCA TACGAATCAGGGTATAGAAAATGCGGTACCTGTCTTGCTCGTGGATGGTTATAACGTGTGTGGCTATTGGGCAAAGCTGAAGAAACATTTTGTGACTGGAAGGCTAGATATTGCTCGGCAGAAGTTGATTGATGAACTAGTTTCATTTAGCATGCTCCGAG AGGTAAAGGTAGTGGTTGTATTTGATGCCATGATGTCAGGACTTCCAACAAACAAGGAAAGTTTTGCTGG TGTGGATATAATTTACTCAGGTGAATCTTGTGCAGATGCATGGATAGAGAAAGAG GTTGTTGCCTTGAAGGAAGATGGGTGCCCCAGGGTTTGGGTTGTGACTTCGGATCGCTGTCAGCAGCAAGCAGCGCATGGAGCA ATGCCTATTCTTAAAGTACAGCAGGCATAG
- the LOC115757575 gene encoding NAC domain-containing protein 35, translated as MAIAATMSHEDTSDTNNDTTAKDDHEHDMVMPGFRFHPTEEELVEFYLRRKVEGKRFNVELITFLDLYRYDPWELPALAAIGEKEWFFYVPRDRKYRNGDRPNRVTTSGYWKATGADRMIRGENSRSIGLKKTLVFYSGKAPKGIRTSWIMNEYRLPQHETERYQKAEISLCRVYKRSGVEDHPSLPRTLPTRASSSSSLRSTGIILSSDQNKHHHTISSSGHSLHLQANAIERFQPFMGGGGGGGGGGEVGQLPSPSPQNNDQADGSSSSDVTTTLGLSKHNVSNAYYPIPPISVTQLALMEEDGMANFHHHSSKQAATPSSCSLVFPSLFPSSSSTSAVDDLHRLVNYQQAPGASINQQQQQHPQLQQYYQPQYSQLQGLLLPQSSSSSLSQNLMLNKLPSPLQTPFSDRLWEWNPLPDANREYNNNNNTPFK; from the exons ATGGCAATTGCCGCAACCATGAGCCACGAAGACACCAGCGACACCAACAACGACACCACTGCCAAAGATGATCACGAGCACGACATGGTGATGCCCGGGTTCCGCTTCCACCCCACCGAGGAAGAGCTCGTGGAGTTCTACCTTCGCCGTAAAGTTGAGGGCAAGCGCTTCAACGTGGAACTCATTACCTTCCTCGATCTTTATCGCTACGACCCTTGGGAGCTTCCCG CCTTAGCCGCAATTGGAGAGAAAGAGTGGTTTTTCTACGTGCCCCGAGACCGGAAGTACAGAAATGGCGACCGCCCGAACCGTGTGACCACATCAGGCTATTGGAAGGCGACAGGAGCTGACCGGATGATTCGAGGTGAGAACTCCCGTTCGATCGGGCTGAAGAAAACCCTTGTCTTCTACTCCGGCAAGGCTCCCAAAGGGATCCGAACCAGCTGGATTATGAACGAGTACCGCTTGCCGCAGCACGAGACTGAACGCTATCAAAAG GCGGAAATATCGTTATGTCGAGTGTACAAGAGATCTGGAGTTGAAGACCACCCATCACTTCCTCGTACGCTTCCGACGCgagcatcttcttcctcctctttgagGTCAACAGGAATTATCTTGTCATCCGATCAGAATAAGCACCACCACACCATCAGCAGTAGCGGCCACAGCCTCCATTTGCAAGCAAATGCGATCGAGAGATTCCAACCATTcatgggaggaggaggaggaggaggaggaggaggagaagtggGACAATTACCGTCGCCTTCACCCCAAAATAATGATCAAGCCGATGGAAGCAGTAGCTCTGATGTCACGACCACACTCGGCCTCTCGAAACACAATGTCAGTAACGCATACTACCCAATCCCTCCTATCTCGGTCACACAGCTCGCCCTCATGGAAGAAGATGGGATGGCTAATTTCCACCATCACTCATCGAAGCAGGCCGCGACTCCGAGCAGCTGCTCTCTGGTTTTTCCCAGCTTGTTCCCCAGTTCGTCTTCAACGAGTGCCGTGGATGATCTCCACAGACTAGTTAACTACCAACAAGCCCCGGGGGCTTCGATTAATCAGCAGCAACAACAGCACCCACAGTTACAGCAGTATTACCAGCCTCAGTATTCGCAGTTGCAAGGGTTGCTGCTTCCacagtcgtcgtcgtcgtcattgtCTCAAAATCTGATGCTGAACAAGCTTCCGAGCCCGCTTCAGACCCCCTTTTCTGACAGACTCTGGGAATGGAATCCACTCCCAGATGCAAACAGAGagtacaacaacaacaacaatactCCCTTCAAGTAG
- the LOC115757573 gene encoding probable methyltransferase At1g29790 — MGAEDSPKKQSYYHPPSPRMAALKFKLKIAMLVLLTNLITLCLFSSAPRPFHLPRLSLPIAWDAASSSSSLVAHLNSTFAQLAATHSRIADLHRQLASSNSLVESLLVELAGSRGGRPHDDLSIGPASDGNLPDELKLAVGPHKLPLGHSPRVGSDVVHPPVGAACLRFKEELAQYMSYDVGGECPTDDVFAQRLLLKGCEPLPRRRCHPKSPAKYAEPTPFPQSLWTTPPDSSVVWDAYTCKSYKCLIDRNKQRGYFDCKDCFDLQGREKHRWMYDNGNLDYGIDQVLATRPRGTVRIGLDIGGGSGTFAARMRERNVTIVTTTMNLDGPFNSFIASRGLISMHMSVSQRLPFFENTLDIVHSMHVLSNWIPEAMLEFALYDVYRVLRPGGLFWLDHFFCEGPQLNGTYEPMIGRVGFKKVRWNAGRKVDRGPQKNEWYFSALLEKPMT; from the coding sequence ATGGGAGCTGAAGACAGTCCAAAGAAGCAGTCCTACTATCACCCGCCGTCTCCGAGGATGGCCGCGctcaagttcaagctcaagaTAGCCATGCTCGTCCTCCTCACCAACCTCATCACTCTCTGCCTTTTCTCCTCCGCGCCTCGCCCCTTCCACCTCCCccgcctctctctccccatCGCTTGGgacgccgcctcctcctcctcctccctcgtGGCCCACCTCAACTCCACCTTCGCCCAGCTCGCCGCCACCCACTCCCGCATCGCGGACTTGCACCGCCAGCTCGCCTCCTCCAACTCCCTCGTCGAGAGTCTCCTCGTCGAGCTCGCGGGCTCCCGTGGCGGCCGACCGCACGACGACTTGTCCATTGGCCCGGCGAGCGATGGTAATCTCCCGGACGAGCTGAAGCTGGCCGTTGGACCGCACAAGCTCCCGCTCGGCCACTCTCCGAGGGTGGGGTCCGACGTCGTGCACCCGCCGGTGGGGGCCGCGTGCTTGAGGTTCAAGGAGGAACTGGCCCAGTACATGTCGTACGACGTAGGAGGAGAGTGTCCCACGGACGATGTGTTCGCGCAGCGCCTCCTGCTGAAGGGTTGCGAGCCGCTCCCGCGGCGGAGATGCCACCCGAAATCTCCTGCCAAGTACGCAGAGCCGACCCCGTTCCCGCAGTCCCTGTGGACGACGCCGCCCGATTCGAGCGTCGTGTGGGATGCGTACACTTGCAAGAGCTACAAGTGCCTCATCGACCGCAACAAGCAGCGCGGTTACTTCGACTGCAAGGACTGCTTCGACCTGCAAGGTCGGGAGAAGCACCGTTGGATGTACGACAACGGCAACCTCGACTACGGGATCGACCAGGTCCTGGCCACCAGGCCTCGAGGAACGGTGCGCATCGGGCTAGACATCGGGGGAGGGAGCGGGACCTTCGCGGCCAGGATGAGGGAACGGAACGTGACCATCGTCACGACCACGATGAACTTGGACGGCCCGTTCAACAGCTTCATCGCGTCCCGAGGGCTCATCTCGATGCACATGAGCGTGTCGCAGCGGCTGCCGTTCTTCGAGAACACGCTGGACATAGTGCACTCGATGCACGTGCTGAGCAACTGGATCCCGGAGGCGATGCTGGAGTTCGCGCTGTACGACGTTTACCGGGTGCTGAGACCGGGCGGGCTGTTCTGGCTCGACCACTTCTTCTGCGAGGGGCCGCAGCTGAACGGGACGTACGAGCCGATGATCGGCCGGGTCGGGTTCAAGAAGGTGAGGTGGAACGCCGGGAGGAAGGTCGACAGGGGACCGCAGAAGAACGAGTGGTACTTCTCTGCACTCTTGGAGAAGCCCATGACATGA
- the LOC115757557 gene encoding phenylacetaldehyde reductase, with amino-acid sequence MKKSMHGLSHEMIKEINLNSRQNPHSLSLDAASPSTIPSRSGSAITRAHHRHTTSEIVEPAAEMEPKPEPTKSGVVFVSGANGFIGSWVVRTLLDAGYATIRASVFPGSDASHLFSLPGASPSRLLLFEADVLDAAAVGRAVDGCEGVFHVASPCFLEDPEDPERELLLPAVQGTLNVLEAAKRSGVRRVVLTSSISALVPNPGWPPHKPFDESSWTDLDYCKSRQKWYAVSKTLAEKAAWEFAEKHGLDVVAIHPATSLGPLLQPGLNASSAVLLQLLQGSTDTQEFHWLGAVDVRDVAKAQVSLYETPAASGRYLCTNGIYQFSDFAQRVMKLFPEFPIHRFTGETHPGLAASEDAAKRLIDMGFSFIPLEDTIGDAVESLRARGFLQG; translated from the exons ATGAAAAAGTCGATGCATGGTTTGTCCCATGAAATG ataaaagaaatcaatctgAACTCCCGACAAaatcctcactctctctctctcgacgcTGCAAGTCCAAGTACGATCCCATCCCGTTCCGGATCGGCGATCACACGCGCCCATCATCGGCATACAACTAGTGAAATAGTAGAGCCGGCAGCGGAGATGGAGCCGAAGCCGGAGCCGACCAAGTCGGGAGTCGTGTTCGTCAGCGGAGCCAACGGCTTCATCGGCTCCTGGGTGGTCCGCACCCTCTTGGACGCCGGCTACGCCACCATCCGCGCCTCCGTGTTCCCTGGCTCCGACGCCTCCCACCTCTTCTCCCTCCCCGGGGCCTCCCCGTCTCGCCTCCTCCTCTTCGAAGCCGACGTCCTcgacgccgccgccgtcggCCGAGCCGTGGACGGCTGCGAGGGCGTCTTCCACGTGGCGTCCCCCTGCTTCCTCGAGGACCCCGAGGACCCTGAGCGCGAGCTCCTCCTCCCCGCCGTCCAGGGCACCCTGAACGTGCTCGAGGCCGCGAAGCGCTCCGGCGTGAGGCGCGTGGTCCTCACGTCCTCCATCTCTGCCTTGGTCCCCAACCCCGGTTGGCCTCCTCACAAGCCCTTCGACGAGTCTTCCTGGACCGACCTTGACTACTGCAAGTCTCGCCAg AAATGGTATGCGGTGTCGAAAACTCTGGCAGAGAAGGCGGCATGGGAATTCGCGGAGAAGCACGGTCTAGATGTGGTTGCGATACATCCGGCCACATCCCTTGGCCCTCTATTGCAGCCGGGTCTCAACGCAAGCAGTGCTGTGTTGCTACAGCTGCTTCAGGGATCGACAGATACTCAGGAGTTTCACTGGCTCGGGGCTGTCGATGTTAGAGACGTGGCCAAGGCACAAGTCTCGTTGTACGAGACACCGGCTGCGTCCGGTAGATATCTCTGCACAAATGGTATCTATCAGTTCAGTGATTTTGCTCAAAGGGTCATGAAGCTCTTCCCCGAGTTTCCTATCCACAG GTTTACGGGAGAAACCCATCCGGGTTTGGCAGCTAGCGAAGATGCAGCAAAGAGATTGATCGATAtgggattttccttcatccctCTTGAAGATACCATCGGAGATGCAGTCGAGAGCCTCAGAGCAAGAGGCTTCTTGCAAGGATAA
- the LOC115757554 gene encoding uncharacterized protein LOC115757554 isoform X2: MRHHPHLQNPSALIVVKIGGFLSMKAISSSSSSPPSSSSSSSSCHSAGFLHSSCSYSGLSGGHALPACFNRRRIDGDEKCIKFVVVLAKKKKPSSSSSSSSPQASEPTPPRITSNVKENLQFLRLWKDFQKRNSGIPKPATSYRRKKLPKEDLPDDDMERYRDPTLALYHTNQGIENAVPVLLVDGYNVCGYWAKLKKHFVTGRLDIARQKLIDELVSFSMLREVKVVVVFDAMMSGLPTNKESFAGVDIIYSGESCADAWIEKEVVALKEDGCPRVWVVTSDRCQQQAAHGAVCVIVELDY; encoded by the exons ATGCGTCATCATCCTCATCTGCAGAATCCAAGTGCGTTGATTGTCGTGAAGATTGGTGGGTTTTTGTCCATGAAAGcgatttcttcatcttcttcttcaccgccttcatcatcatcatcatcatcatcatgccaTTCTGCTGGGTTTCTTCATTCGTCGTGCTCGTACTCGGGCTTGAGCGGCGGTCATGCCCTTCCTGCGTGCTTCAACCGGAGGAGAATCGACGGGGACGAGAAGTGCATCAAGTTCGTCGTGGTtctggcgaagaagaagaagccctcctcctcctcttcttcttcttctccccag GCTTCTGAACCGACACCTCCGAGAATTACGTCGAATGTCAAGGAGAATTTGCAGTTTCTGAGGCTGTGGAAG GACTTCCAAAAGAGAAACTCTGGCATCCCTAAGCCTGCCACCAGTTACCGCAGGAAGAAGTTGCCAAAGGAAGACCTCCCGGATGATGACATGGAGCGCTACAGGGATCCTACCCTTGCCCTCTACCA TACGAATCAGGGTATAGAAAATGCGGTACCTGTCTTGCTCGTGGATGGTTATAACGTGTGTGGCTATTGGGCAAAGCTGAAGAAACATTTTGTGACTGGAAGGCTAGATATTGCTCGGCAGAAGTTGATTGATGAACTAGTTTCATTTAGCATGCTCCGAG AGGTAAAGGTAGTGGTTGTATTTGATGCCATGATGTCAGGACTTCCAACAAACAAGGAAAGTTTTGCTGG TGTGGATATAATTTACTCAGGTGAATCTTGTGCAGATGCATGGATAGAGAAAGAG GTTGTTGCCTTGAAGGAAGATGGGTGCCCCAGGGTTTGGGTTGTGACTTCGGATCGCTGTCAGCAGCAAGCAGCGCATGGAGCAGTATGTGTTATTGTTGAGTTAGACTATTAA